In a single window of the Pedococcus dokdonensis genome:
- a CDS encoding NRAMP family divalent metal transporter, with the protein MKKLFAVALGILTAIGGFVDIGDLVTNGLVGSRFGMSLGWVVIVGIVGICVFAEMSGRVAAVSGRATFDLIRERLGPRMGLANLVASMAVTLLTYIAEIGGVALALQLATSVNPYLWIPVVGAAVWLVLWRVKFSILENAFGLAGLSLIVFAVALWQLGPDWDALWRQASRPLIPHDESHLTYFYYAVGLFGAAMTPYEVFFFSSGGVEEGWKAKDLGTMRANVFIGFPLGGLLSLAIAGCATVVFQPNAIQVDTLGQIALPVTIALGKLGLALVLLGFFAATFGAACETGLSVGYSIAQYFGWQWGKYVEPLRAARFHTVLLVSSIAAVGVLLTTVDPIMLTEYSVVFSAIALPLTYFPILVVANDRTYMGRHVNGRLANGLGSLYLVIVLVAAAAAIPLMVLTKAGQ; encoded by the coding sequence GTGAAGAAGCTCTTCGCCGTGGCGCTCGGGATCCTCACTGCCATCGGGGGTTTCGTCGACATCGGGGACCTGGTCACCAACGGCCTGGTCGGGTCGCGGTTCGGTATGTCGCTGGGCTGGGTCGTCATCGTGGGCATCGTCGGCATCTGCGTCTTCGCCGAGATGAGCGGCCGGGTCGCAGCGGTGTCGGGCCGGGCGACGTTCGACCTGATCCGCGAACGGCTCGGGCCGCGGATGGGTCTGGCCAACCTGGTGGCGTCGATGGCGGTCACCCTGCTCACCTACATCGCGGAGATCGGAGGCGTCGCCCTCGCCCTCCAGCTGGCCACGAGCGTCAACCCCTACCTCTGGATCCCGGTGGTGGGCGCCGCGGTCTGGCTGGTCCTGTGGAGGGTCAAGTTCTCGATCCTGGAGAACGCCTTCGGACTCGCCGGGCTGTCGCTGATCGTCTTCGCGGTGGCGTTGTGGCAGCTCGGTCCTGACTGGGATGCGTTGTGGCGACAGGCATCTCGCCCACTCATCCCCCACGACGAGAGCCACCTGACCTACTTCTACTACGCGGTCGGCCTGTTCGGCGCGGCCATGACGCCATACGAGGTCTTCTTCTTCTCCTCAGGTGGTGTCGAGGAGGGGTGGAAGGCCAAGGACCTTGGCACCATGCGCGCCAACGTCTTCATCGGCTTTCCCCTCGGTGGCCTGCTGTCCCTGGCGATCGCCGGGTGCGCCACCGTCGTCTTCCAGCCCAACGCGATCCAGGTCGACACCCTCGGCCAGATCGCCCTCCCCGTGACGATCGCGCTGGGCAAGCTGGGGCTGGCTCTGGTGTTGTTGGGCTTCTTCGCCGCGACGTTCGGGGCGGCGTGCGAGACCGGGCTGTCGGTGGGCTACAGCATCGCGCAGTACTTCGGTTGGCAGTGGGGCAAGTACGTCGAGCCGCTCAGGGCCGCTCGCTTCCACACCGTGCTGCTGGTGTCGTCCATCGCGGCGGTCGGGGTGCTGCTCACCACGGTCGACCCCATCATGCTGACCGAGTACTCAGTGGTCTTCAGCGCCATCGCCCTGCCGTTGACCTACTTCCCGATCCTGGTGGTGGCCAACGACCGCACCTACATGGGCCGCCACGTGAACGGACGGCTGGCCAACGGCCTGGGCAGCCTCTACCTCGTGATCGTCCTCGTCGCGGCCGCGGCCGCGATCCCCCTGATGGTGCTCACGAAGGCGGGGCAGTGA
- a CDS encoding DUF7218 family protein translates to MPARKPGPSVKDPEMYEALRDDGASKEKAARISNAASNTSRKAVGAKGGRSGDYEDWTKKDLAKRAAELGIEGRSSMSKAELITALRNH, encoded by the coding sequence ATGCCTGCACGCAAGCCCGGTCCGTCCGTCAAGGACCCGGAGATGTACGAGGCGTTGCGTGACGACGGCGCCAGCAAGGAGAAGGCCGCCCGCATCTCCAACGCCGCCTCGAACACGTCGCGGAAGGCCGTGGGAGCCAAGGGCGGTCGCAGTGGGGACTACGAGGACTGGACCAAGAAGGACCTGGCCAAGCGCGCCGCCGAGCTCGGCATCGAGGGCCGCTCGTCGATGTCGAAGGCAGAGCTGATCACCGCCCTGCGCAACCACTAG
- a CDS encoding HAD family hydrolase — translation MSDSLTRASGIVFDLDGTLVDSTYVHTLCWWEALQQFGHERPMAAVHHTVGMGADHLLDHLLGDGRDRSQDDAVTAAHDVLFSTWHERLHPLPSARTLLNWCRDAGLTVGLASSGGQRDLWAMMDVLDHPDFDVIVTGDDVDSTKPDTDVLDAALDRAGLDAEDVLVVGDSVWDMQAARRAGVVPVGVATGGTSAPELESAGAELTYQDLAALLDALQEAKPAPVAGTWGARP, via the coding sequence TTGTCCGACAGCCTCACCCGAGCCAGCGGGATCGTCTTCGACCTCGACGGCACGCTGGTCGACTCGACGTACGTACACACACTCTGCTGGTGGGAGGCCCTGCAGCAGTTCGGTCACGAGCGCCCGATGGCTGCGGTGCACCACACCGTGGGCATGGGCGCCGACCACCTGCTCGACCACCTGCTCGGCGACGGCCGCGACCGCAGCCAGGACGACGCCGTCACCGCAGCACACGACGTCCTGTTCAGCACCTGGCACGAGCGGTTGCACCCGCTCCCGTCGGCGCGCACCCTGTTGAACTGGTGCCGCGACGCGGGCCTGACGGTCGGGCTGGCGTCGTCCGGTGGGCAACGTGACCTCTGGGCGATGATGGACGTGCTCGACCACCCGGACTTCGACGTCATCGTCACCGGCGACGACGTCGACAGCACCAAGCCCGACACCGACGTCCTGGACGCGGCCCTGGATCGGGCCGGCCTGGACGCCGAGGACGTGCTCGTCGTCGGCGACTCCGTGTGGGACATGCAGGCCGCCCGTCGCGCCGGGGTGGTGCCGGTCGGTGTCGCGACCGGCGGCACCAGCGCGCCGGAGCTCGAGTCGGCCGGCGCCGAGCTCACCTACCAGGACCTCGCGGCACTGCTGGACGCCCTGCAGGAGGCCAAGCCGGCACCGGTCGCCGGCACGTGGGGCGCCCGTCCCTGA
- a CDS encoding sigma-70 family RNA polymerase sigma factor, which translates to MAPTAPSSTLPSDATDRPVTELDHRAGTAAQSPDHLRAEALLAEVENCHDGRRRGELRRQAVVLTLDLVDGVARRYHGRGMERDDLVQVGRMALVKAANGYRCGHGSSFAAYAVPTISGEIKRHFRDQGWLVRPPRRLQELRAEVAGEQERLRHVLLREPTDAELALGLEVTTAQVREVHSSSMAYHGTPLDLTDGPGPASDERWFDDVVVDGDALRHALVGLSERDLLIVRLRFVEERTQSEIGAVLGVSQMQVSRLLASILHRLRTAMTGPDEETPCEAEETRPLAS; encoded by the coding sequence ATGGCACCCACTGCGCCTTCGTCCACCCTCCCCTCCGACGCCACCGACCGCCCGGTGACCGAGCTCGACCACCGGGCGGGCACTGCGGCCCAGAGCCCGGACCACCTTCGTGCCGAGGCCCTGCTGGCCGAGGTGGAGAACTGCCACGACGGCCGGCGCCGAGGTGAGCTGCGCCGTCAGGCCGTGGTGCTCACCCTCGACCTCGTCGACGGCGTGGCCCGTCGCTACCACGGTCGAGGCATGGAGCGCGACGACCTCGTGCAAGTGGGCCGGATGGCCCTCGTCAAGGCTGCCAACGGCTACCGGTGCGGCCACGGCAGCAGCTTCGCGGCATACGCGGTCCCGACCATCTCGGGCGAGATCAAGCGGCACTTCCGCGACCAGGGCTGGCTGGTGCGGCCGCCACGGCGGTTGCAGGAGCTGCGTGCCGAGGTGGCCGGCGAGCAGGAGCGGCTCCGGCACGTGCTGCTGCGTGAGCCGACCGACGCGGAGCTGGCGCTGGGGCTGGAGGTGACCACCGCCCAGGTGCGCGAGGTGCACTCGTCGTCGATGGCCTATCACGGCACACCGCTCGACCTCACGGATGGTCCCGGCCCGGCCAGCGACGAACGGTGGTTCGACGACGTCGTCGTCGACGGCGACGCCCTCCGCCATGCCCTGGTGGGGTTGAGCGAGCGCGACCTGCTCATCGTGCGCCTGCGCTTCGTGGAGGAGCGCACTCAGTCAGAGATCGGCGCCGTGCTGGGGGTCAGCCAGATGCAGGTGTCGCGACTGCTCGCCTCGATCCTGCACCGCTTGCGGACCGCCATGACCGGGCCGGACGAGGAAACCCCGTGCGAGGCGGAGGAGACCCGGCCGCTGGCCTCCTGA
- a CDS encoding DUF6328 family protein, with product MDDSQDRPDQSAHDGRDETSLERLDRNWDELLQELRVVQTGVQILAGFLLTLPFQQRFTQIEDLNKVVFLVAFALAIVAIAFLVAPVSAHRLLFRQGRKAQLVDLANRCARMGLLALALAVSAVAFVIFDVVTDTGMAIAAAAAALLLFGVNWLLLPLGIRRRAGHQTRR from the coding sequence ATGGACGACAGTCAGGACCGACCGGACCAGAGCGCCCACGACGGTCGCGACGAGACCTCGCTCGAACGGCTCGACCGCAACTGGGACGAGCTGCTCCAGGAGCTGCGGGTCGTGCAGACCGGTGTCCAGATCCTGGCGGGCTTCCTGCTCACGCTGCCGTTCCAGCAGCGCTTCACGCAGATCGAGGACCTCAACAAGGTCGTCTTCCTCGTCGCCTTCGCCCTGGCGATCGTGGCCATCGCCTTCCTGGTGGCACCGGTGAGCGCCCACCGTCTGCTGTTCCGCCAGGGGCGCAAGGCGCAGCTGGTCGACCTCGCCAACCGTTGTGCCCGAATGGGTCTGCTCGCGCTCGCGCTCGCGGTGTCGGCCGTGGCCTTCGTCATCTTCGACGTGGTGACGGACACCGGGATGGCGATCGCCGCGGCCGCTGCGGCTCTGCTGCTCTTCGGGGTGAACTGGCTCCTGCTTCCCCTGGGCATCCGCCGACGCGCTGGACACCAGACCCGGCGGTAG
- a CDS encoding catalase, giving the protein MPTKASSKGASKPAKGKKSTGRKPTAGGTPPGEVVGSGGEVHQPVEDGQVLTSAQGIPLADDQNSLRAGERGPTLLEDFAMREKIFHFDHERIPERVVHARGYGAHGTFETTADLSAITRAAIFSKVGRKTEAFVRFSTVAGAKGSFDLARDVRGFAVKLYTTEGNWDIVGNNIPVFFIQDAIKFPDLVHAVKEEPDRAFPQAQSAHDNFWDFVSFTPEAIHMTLWQMSDRAIPRSFRFMEGFGVHTFRFVNAGGESTFVKFHWKPLQGMQSVVWNEAVKINGADPDFHRRDLWDAITTGDFPQWDLAVQVFDEEFAQEFDFDVLDATKLIPEELVPLQVVGRLTLDRVVDNDFAETEQVAFHTGNIPPGVDFSNDPLLHGRNFSYLDTQLSRLGTPNFTQLPINAPRCPVAHFQRDGQMQTAVPTGRVNYEPNGFGGSERGPRADTRAGFQSYAEPIEGLKARVRSETFADHYSQARQFFVSQTPVEQDHIVKAYTFELGKCESPQVRSRMLAHLMNVHDDLAVGVAEGLGMPLPEPATPARQPITDLPPSDALSILKNGPDTFAGRKLGVLVSDGTDAAVLESVRAAVAEVGAVLETVAPVVGGVTLSDGSVLAADQAVDGGPSVLYDAVLLLPGKQSVAALAARSTAKDFVSDAFAHHKFIGYTTASGPLLESAGVAELLDDGFVKVTRSSAAKFLRRCAALRYWDRDVQP; this is encoded by the coding sequence ATGCCCACCAAGGCCAGCAGCAAGGGTGCGTCGAAGCCGGCGAAGGGGAAGAAGTCGACCGGCCGGAAGCCGACCGCGGGTGGGACTCCGCCCGGCGAGGTCGTGGGGTCCGGGGGTGAGGTCCACCAGCCCGTCGAGGACGGGCAGGTGCTCACCTCCGCGCAGGGCATCCCGCTCGCGGACGACCAGAACAGCCTCCGGGCGGGGGAGCGGGGTCCGACCCTGCTCGAGGACTTCGCGATGCGGGAGAAGATCTTCCACTTCGACCACGAGCGGATCCCCGAGCGCGTCGTCCACGCGCGAGGGTATGGCGCGCACGGCACCTTCGAGACGACGGCCGACCTGTCCGCGATCACCCGAGCCGCGATCTTCTCGAAGGTCGGACGCAAGACCGAGGCGTTCGTGCGGTTCTCCACGGTCGCGGGTGCGAAGGGCTCGTTCGACCTCGCCCGCGACGTGCGGGGGTTCGCGGTGAAGCTCTACACGACCGAGGGCAACTGGGACATCGTCGGCAACAACATCCCGGTCTTCTTCATCCAGGACGCGATCAAGTTCCCCGACCTCGTGCACGCCGTGAAGGAGGAGCCGGATCGCGCCTTTCCCCAGGCACAGTCGGCGCACGACAACTTCTGGGACTTCGTCTCCTTCACGCCCGAGGCGATCCACATGACGCTCTGGCAGATGTCGGACCGGGCGATCCCCCGGTCGTTCCGCTTCATGGAGGGGTTCGGCGTCCACACCTTCCGTTTCGTGAACGCGGGCGGTGAGTCGACCTTTGTGAAGTTCCACTGGAAACCGTTGCAGGGCATGCAGTCCGTGGTGTGGAACGAAGCCGTCAAGATCAACGGCGCTGACCCGGACTTCCACCGCCGTGACCTGTGGGACGCGATCACGACGGGGGACTTCCCCCAGTGGGACCTCGCGGTCCAGGTCTTCGACGAGGAGTTCGCGCAGGAGTTCGACTTCGACGTGCTCGACGCCACGAAGCTCATCCCCGAGGAGCTGGTCCCCCTGCAGGTGGTGGGACGGCTGACCCTCGACCGGGTCGTCGACAACGACTTCGCGGAGACCGAGCAGGTCGCCTTCCACACCGGCAACATCCCGCCCGGCGTGGACTTCTCCAACGACCCGCTGCTGCACGGCCGGAACTTCTCCTACCTCGACACCCAGCTGTCCCGGCTCGGGACGCCCAACTTCACCCAGCTGCCGATCAACGCGCCACGCTGCCCGGTCGCGCACTTCCAGCGCGACGGGCAGATGCAGACCGCGGTGCCGACGGGCCGGGTCAACTACGAACCCAACGGTTTCGGTGGTTCCGAGCGCGGGCCGCGAGCGGACACGAGGGCTGGCTTCCAGAGCTACGCCGAGCCGATCGAGGGCCTCAAGGCCCGCGTGCGCTCCGAGACGTTTGCTGACCACTACAGCCAGGCCCGGCAGTTCTTCGTGAGCCAGACGCCGGTCGAGCAGGACCACATCGTGAAGGCCTACACGTTCGAGCTGGGCAAGTGCGAGAGCCCCCAGGTGCGCTCGCGGATGCTCGCGCACCTGATGAACGTGCACGATGACCTCGCGGTCGGCGTGGCCGAGGGGCTGGGTATGCCGTTGCCCGAGCCTGCGACGCCGGCGCGACAGCCGATCACCGACCTGCCGCCGTCCGACGCGCTGAGCATCCTCAAGAACGGGCCTGACACCTTCGCCGGCCGCAAGCTCGGCGTCCTCGTCAGCGATGGCACGGATGCCGCCGTGCTGGAGTCGGTCCGCGCCGCGGTGGCCGAGGTCGGTGCCGTGCTGGAGACGGTCGCTCCTGTCGTCGGCGGCGTCACCCTGAGCGACGGCTCGGTGCTCGCGGCCGACCAGGCCGTCGACGGCGGTCCGTCGGTCCTGTACGACGCGGTCCTGCTGCTGCCGGGCAAGCAGTCCGTCGCGGCCCTGGCCGCGCGGAGCACGGCCAAGGACTTCGTCTCCGACGCCTTCGCGCACCACAAGTTCATCGGCTACACGACGGCCTCCGGGCCGCTGCTGGAGTCGGCCGGGGTGGCCGAGCTGCTCGACGACGGGTTCGTGAAGGTCACCAGGTCGAGCGCTGCCAAGTTCCTGCGGCGGTGCGCGGCGCTGCGCTACTGGGACCGCGACGTCCAGCCCTAG
- a CDS encoding pyridoxamine 5'-phosphate oxidase family protein, translating to MSDTQTDQTAKVAELIDGIKIAMLTTVAPDGRLMSHPMATQDVDFDGTVRFIAERASHKVAHLEAHPQVNVSYSSSGSWVSLSGFARVVSDPAELEKYWDSFTDAWLEGGPDNPNNIIIEVDGTSAEYWDSPGSKVVQVANLLKAKVTGQRYEGDNEQVDL from the coding sequence GTGTCCGACACCCAGACCGACCAGACCGCCAAGGTCGCCGAGCTGATCGACGGCATCAAGATCGCCATGCTCACCACCGTCGCCCCCGACGGCCGCTTGATGAGCCACCCGATGGCCACCCAGGACGTCGACTTCGACGGCACCGTCCGCTTCATCGCCGAGCGCGCCTCCCACAAGGTCGCCCACCTCGAGGCGCACCCCCAGGTGAACGTGTCCTACTCGTCCTCGGGCAGCTGGGTGTCGCTGAGCGGGTTCGCTCGCGTGGTCTCGGACCCGGCCGAGCTGGAGAAGTACTGGGACAGCTTCACCGATGCGTGGCTGGAGGGCGGCCCGGACAACCCGAACAACATCATCATCGAGGTCGACGGCACCAGCGCGGAGTACTGGGACAGCCCTGGCAGCAAGGTCGTGCAGGTGGCCAACCTGCTCAAGGCCAAGGTCACCGGGCAGCGCTACGAGGGTGACAACGAGCAGGTCGACCTCTAG
- a CDS encoding glycosyltransferase, protein MSGVQVVHVVVPARNEAALIGRCLRSLGAAGTELLAGRPDLEVRVTVVLDGCVDDTAAVVAGVATVDAIHVSELTPGGARAAGVRRVRAMAADSGPARVWVACTDADSEVPPGWLVAQVDCADRGFACRVGSVQPELEPAEQALLRRWTALHSHPAGHDHVYGADLGFALDAYERVGGFKPLACGEDVDLVRRLRAAGAPVLATGEDPVRTSGRRTSRVRGGFADYLAGLSVDLAGAG, encoded by the coding sequence GTGAGTGGGGTGCAGGTGGTGCACGTCGTCGTGCCCGCCCGCAACGAGGCCGCGCTCATCGGGCGGTGCCTGCGTTCCCTGGGCGCTGCGGGCACCGAGCTCCTGGCCGGGCGCCCAGACCTCGAGGTGCGCGTCACCGTCGTCCTCGACGGCTGCGTCGACGACACGGCTGCCGTGGTGGCCGGTGTCGCGACGGTGGACGCCATCCACGTCAGCGAGCTCACGCCCGGCGGCGCCCGGGCGGCCGGCGTGCGCCGAGTGCGTGCCATGGCGGCGGACTCGGGTCCGGCCCGGGTCTGGGTGGCGTGCACCGACGCCGACAGCGAGGTGCCCCCCGGCTGGCTGGTCGCCCAGGTGGACTGTGCGGACCGGGGATTCGCGTGCCGGGTCGGCAGCGTGCAGCCCGAGCTCGAGCCGGCCGAGCAGGCGCTCCTGCGCCGCTGGACCGCCCTGCACAGCCATCCCGCGGGGCACGACCACGTGTATGGCGCCGACCTCGGCTTCGCGCTCGACGCCTACGAGCGGGTCGGCGGGTTCAAGCCCTTGGCCTGCGGCGAGGACGTGGACCTCGTGCGACGCCTGCGCGCCGCGGGCGCGCCGGTGCTGGCGACGGGCGAGGATCCGGTGCGCACCTCCGGCCGCCGCACGAGCCGGGTGCGGGGCGGCTTCGCCGACTACCTCGCCGGGTTGTCGGTCGACCTGGCGGGCGCCGGCTGA
- a CDS encoding bifunctional PIG-L family deacetylase/class I SAM-dependent methyltransferase has protein sequence MRAFSHDDETTLPKVWADALQAADLPELDLAPFARLVVVAAHPDDESLGAGGLLAVASGDGLSTSLVVATDGEGSHPASPTHDPDSLALRRRGELDRAAEAAGLARSAVTRLGLPDGQLADHLDAVVEAIVDLVGDGRDCLLVAPYRADGHPDHEAMGRCAAAAAHRTGATLAEYPVWLWHAGEADDLPLDALVWLPLSPPARAAKQAAILSHTSQVEALSDQPGDEVLLTASMLAHFAGAAEYFVLTAAEHARDGRLDRLHVEDQDPWGAASRWYEQRKRALLLATLPRPRFGRALEVGCSTGVLTEALLDRADAVVAVDSSPAALELARHRLPDRVDLRLLSVPGEWPEGAFDLVVVSEVGYFLSPAALAGLVDRVVDGLAPDGALVLCHWRHPVRGWPLDGAAVHRAFQDERLPPQAARYRDRDVEIVVHAAPADWPDPHR, from the coding sequence GTGAGGGCCTTCAGCCACGACGACGAAACCACCCTGCCGAAGGTCTGGGCCGACGCACTCCAGGCTGCCGACCTGCCCGAGCTCGACCTCGCGCCGTTCGCGCGGCTGGTGGTGGTCGCAGCGCACCCCGACGACGAGAGCCTCGGTGCCGGCGGTCTGTTGGCCGTGGCATCGGGTGACGGCCTGTCGACCTCGCTCGTCGTGGCGACCGACGGTGAGGGCTCACACCCGGCTTCGCCCACGCACGATCCGGACAGCCTGGCGCTGCGCCGACGCGGTGAGCTCGACCGGGCCGCCGAGGCGGCGGGGCTCGCCCGGTCTGCCGTCACACGGCTCGGTCTTCCGGACGGCCAGCTCGCGGACCACCTCGACGCCGTGGTCGAGGCCATCGTCGACCTCGTCGGTGACGGGCGCGACTGCCTGCTCGTGGCGCCATACCGAGCCGACGGGCACCCGGACCACGAGGCGATGGGACGCTGCGCTGCGGCCGCCGCCCACCGGACCGGAGCCACCCTGGCGGAGTACCCGGTCTGGCTGTGGCACGCGGGCGAGGCGGACGACCTGCCCCTCGACGCCTTGGTGTGGCTGCCCCTGTCCCCACCCGCACGGGCAGCGAAGCAGGCAGCCATCCTGAGCCACACGAGCCAGGTGGAGGCCTTGTCGGACCAGCCGGGTGACGAGGTCCTGCTGACCGCCTCGATGCTCGCCCACTTCGCGGGCGCAGCGGAATACTTCGTGCTCACCGCGGCCGAGCACGCGCGGGACGGACGCCTGGATCGTCTCCACGTCGAGGACCAGGACCCCTGGGGTGCGGCGTCACGGTGGTACGAGCAGCGCAAGCGGGCCCTGCTGCTCGCCACGCTGCCGAGGCCCCGGTTCGGCCGCGCGCTGGAGGTCGGGTGCTCCACCGGGGTGCTGACCGAGGCGCTGCTGGACCGCGCGGACGCCGTGGTGGCCGTCGACTCCTCGCCCGCAGCGCTCGAGCTGGCCCGACACCGGTTGCCGGACCGCGTCGACCTCCGCTTGCTGAGCGTCCCGGGTGAGTGGCCGGAGGGAGCGTTCGACCTCGTCGTGGTCTCGGAGGTGGGCTACTTCCTCTCTCCCGCAGCGTTGGCCGGGTTGGTCGACCGCGTCGTCGACGGTCTCGCGCCCGACGGCGCCCTCGTGCTGTGCCACTGGCGCCATCCGGTCCGGGGCTGGCCGCTCGACGGCGCAGCGGTCCACCGCGCGTTCCAAGACGAACGGCTCCCGCCGCAGGCCGCGCGATACCGCGACCGCGACGTGGAGATCGTCGTCCACGCGGCCCCCGCCGACTGGCCGGACCCACACCGGTGA
- a CDS encoding acyl-CoA dehydrogenase family protein has product MNTQGTTQLVLVDRALDPKLVKTIAAMGYDSGRAACASDTVGAALQLARTWGRRLERPGQGRTAQLWSALATIGSVDLTVARVVEPHLDALAILAESESEGVAGAGGGDRTTSVPRDATWGVYAAEGPGPRLTATQRGSGWVLDGHKPWCSLADRVSHALVTAWVDDSTRGLFAVALGDRGVTPVTAQGAWVSHGLPEVTSCGMDVSGVLARPVGAPGWYLQRPGFAWGGVGVAAVWFGAAVAVARRVARHVGQRPPDQVAHLHVGQLELAVSTAREALAVAARAADGGSNEDPGLVATRTRSIVADAVETALQVADHAMGPGPLATDAEHVQRVSDLRLYVRQHHAERDLADLGRRALAAAGDGPPW; this is encoded by the coding sequence GTGAACACGCAGGGGACCACCCAGCTCGTCCTCGTGGACCGCGCGCTCGACCCGAAGCTGGTCAAGACGATCGCGGCCATGGGTTACGACTCCGGCCGCGCTGCCTGCGCGTCCGACACCGTCGGCGCGGCACTCCAGCTCGCGCGGACGTGGGGCCGACGGCTCGAGCGGCCGGGGCAGGGACGAACCGCCCAGCTGTGGTCGGCCCTGGCCACGATCGGATCCGTCGACCTCACGGTCGCGCGGGTGGTCGAGCCGCACCTCGATGCCCTGGCGATCCTCGCCGAGTCGGAGTCCGAGGGTGTGGCTGGCGCCGGTGGGGGCGACCGGACCACCTCCGTCCCGCGCGACGCGACCTGGGGCGTGTATGCCGCCGAGGGCCCGGGGCCGCGCCTCACCGCGACCCAGCGGGGGTCGGGCTGGGTCCTGGACGGCCACAAGCCGTGGTGCTCGCTGGCCGACCGCGTCAGCCACGCGCTGGTGACGGCGTGGGTCGACGACAGCACCCGCGGCCTCTTCGCGGTCGCCCTCGGTGACCGGGGTGTCACCCCCGTCACGGCGCAGGGCGCGTGGGTGAGCCACGGCCTGCCCGAGGTCACCAGCTGCGGCATGGACGTGTCGGGGGTGTTGGCCCGGCCCGTCGGCGCGCCGGGGTGGTACCTCCAGAGACCGGGCTTCGCGTGGGGCGGCGTGGGTGTCGCAGCGGTGTGGTTCGGGGCGGCGGTGGCGGTGGCCAGGCGGGTGGCCCGACACGTGGGTCAACGCCCGCCCGACCAGGTCGCCCACCTGCACGTCGGCCAGCTCGAGCTCGCCGTGTCGACGGCCCGAGAGGCGCTCGCGGTGGCGGCCAGGGCTGCGGACGGCGGGTCGAACGAGGATCCGGGGCTGGTCGCGACGCGCACCCGCAGCATCGTGGCCGACGCCGTGGAGACAGCACTGCAGGTCGCCGACCACGCCATGGGCCCCGGCCCACTGGCCACCGATGCAGAGCACGTCCAGCGGGTCAGCGACCTGCGGCTCTACGTGCGCCAGCACCACGCGGAGCGGGACCTGGCGGACCTGGGCCGCCGGGCCCTGGCTGCAGCCGGGGACGGTCCACCGTGGTGA
- a CDS encoding SRPBCC family protein → MTSTSFTVHTTLSPREVLDVITDFGPDRSKWWPNVDEAHFTLHDRGTDWAEVTEGTGMGWERERYSWDASAGTVTIDTLDSNLWGPGSQWRYAITPSGGGSDLKVTLDRKPKSLTGRVVATLIPLVGARTLGKQFESVLRRAESRRRDLGG, encoded by the coding sequence ATGACGTCCACCAGCTTCACCGTGCACACCACCTTGTCGCCGCGCGAGGTCCTCGACGTGATCACCGACTTCGGGCCCGACCGCTCGAAGTGGTGGCCGAACGTCGACGAGGCGCACTTCACCCTCCATGACCGGGGCACGGACTGGGCCGAGGTGACCGAGGGCACCGGAATGGGGTGGGAGCGCGAGCGCTACTCGTGGGATGCCTCGGCCGGGACCGTCACCATCGACACGCTCGACTCGAACCTCTGGGGGCCGGGCAGCCAGTGGCGCTACGCGATCACGCCGTCGGGTGGCGGCTCGGACCTGAAGGTCACGCTGGACCGCAAGCCCAAGTCCTTGACGGGGCGGGTCGTCGCGACCCTCATCCCCCTCGTCGGAGCGCGCACGCTGGGCAAGCAGTTCGAGTCGGTGCTCCGGCGTGCCGAGAGCAGGAGGCGCGACCTCGGCGGCTGA
- a CDS encoding transglycosylase family protein, whose protein sequence is MFYAPKHSARKAKPVRRRVTGVAVAGVATVAGGMATATSAQASTVWDRVAACESGGNWSINTGNGYYGGLQFSDRTWDGFGGERYAATANRATKAEQITIAQKVLASQGPGAWPTCGARAGLTRANGAAVNARTTTSTASRSTTRKAPAVSHRAGKLVVDGIRGPKTNAAIERWVGGSVNGTLSRTDVKALQRKVGSAPDGIIGPRTVRALQTKIGARHNGARHLDRATVRTLQSYLNAR, encoded by the coding sequence ATGTTCTATGCCCCCAAGCACTCTGCTCGGAAGGCCAAGCCCGTCCGCCGTCGCGTCACCGGAGTCGCCGTGGCCGGCGTCGCCACCGTCGCCGGCGGCATGGCCACTGCCACCAGCGCCCAGGCCTCGACGGTCTGGGACCGCGTCGCCGCCTGCGAGAGCGGGGGCAACTGGTCGATCAACACCGGCAACGGCTACTACGGCGGGCTGCAGTTCTCCGACCGCACGTGGGACGGCTTCGGTGGCGAGCGCTACGCGGCGACCGCCAACCGCGCGACCAAGGCGGAGCAGATCACCATCGCCCAGAAGGTGCTCGCGTCGCAGGGCCCCGGTGCGTGGCCGACGTGTGGCGCCCGCGCCGGACTGACCCGGGCCAACGGCGCAGCGGTCAACGCCCGCACGACCACCAGCACCGCGTCGCGCTCCACCACCCGCAAGGCCCCGGCCGTGTCGCACCGCGCAGGCAAGCTCGTGGTCGACGGCATCCGCGGCCCGAAGACCAACGCCGCGATCGAGCGGTGGGTGGGCGGCTCGGTCAACGGCACGCTGTCGCGCACGGACGTGAAAGCCCTGCAGCGCAAGGTCGGCTCGGCGCCCGACGGCATCATCGGCCCGCGCACTGTGCGCGCCCTGCAGACCAAGATCGGCGCCCGCCACAACGGTGCCCGCCACCTCGACCGCGCCACGGTCCGCACGCTGCAGAGCTACCTCAACGCCCGCTGA